The segment AAGGATTAATAGAATCACGACTTCTTCGTCTTTCCGAAGCAGCGCCCTGATCTCCTCTTCCGTACACGGCTTTCCTTGAGTCAGAAGATCGCAGACCTTCTGCTCAATCGTTGAATTGGCCATGGGGACCTCAACCCAAATGGGGTTGTATTTCAAATCAATTAAATTACATCTATAGTAACTTCATTAAATCGCTTCCACCCCATTCTGTAAAGACTCCATTCACTTTTCTACTTCATAGGGCTGACCAATTACTCAATATTAGCAAGTAAAAAAGATTTAATGTAAGTTTTTTCAGAAACAAGAGACGAAACATGGAAGACGAAATTGTAGAAGAAATCCGAAGATACCGAGACGCACACGCTCAAAAATTCAACTATGACATAGACGCCATTTGCGAAGATTTTATGGCGTCCCAATTCCATAGCGGGCATCCGGTTGTGCGATTTGAACCGAAGAAGCTTGCCAGCAAAGCGAAAGAGCAGACAGATAAACGCAAGAGTTCCACTTGACAAGCGTATATGTCTGCGATATACAAATAGTATGGAAGGAAACGAACGATTAGCGAGATGCACGGGATTCGATTGGGATAAGGGCAACCTCCTCAAAAACTGGCATCGTCATCGCGTTACAGCCTCGGAGTGCGAACAAGTATTCTTCAACCAACCGCTAATACTCGCATCGGACGAAAAGCACTCCCAACGAGAATCCCGGTATTTCGGACTCGGCCGCACGGAGGCCGGCCGGTTGCTCTTTGTCGTCTTCACAATCCGCGGACAACTCATCCGCATTATCTCGGCGCGCGATATGAATCGGAAAGAAAGGATGGTTTACAACGTCTCATGAAGCGCATGAAGATACCAACGTTTAAATCGGAAGACGAGGAGCGCGAATTTTGGGAGAAAGCCGATTCGACGGAATATCTCGATTGGTCTAAGGCTCGCCGCACCCTTCTTCCTGATCTTAAGCCGACTCTTAAAACCATTTCTCTGCGGCTTCCGGAATTCATGATCGCCGAACTCAAGGTTCTCGCGAATAAGAGGGATGTCCCTTATCAATCGCTGCTTAA is part of the Candidatus Omnitrophota bacterium genome and harbors:
- a CDS encoding BrnA antitoxin family protein, which gives rise to MKRMKIPTFKSEDEEREFWEKADSTEYLDWSKARRTLLPDLKPTLKTISLRLPEFMIAELKVLANKRDVPYQSLLKIFLAERIRQEIEVDRLDHPEK
- a CDS encoding BrnT family toxin; translated protein: MEGNERLARCTGFDWDKGNLLKNWHRHRVTASECEQVFFNQPLILASDEKHSQRESRYFGLGRTEAGRLLFVVFTIRGQLIRIISARDMNRKERMVYNVS